A window of the Rhodoferax sp. GW822-FHT02A01 genome harbors these coding sequences:
- a CDS encoding acyl-CoA-binding protein has protein sequence MSDLKTLFETAVANSKSLTERPDNSTLLKIYGLYKQATAGDNVDKKPGFSDMVGRAKWEAWDSFKGLTSDAAMQQYVDLIDSLS, from the coding sequence ATGTCAGATCTGAAGACCCTGTTTGAAACCGCTGTTGCCAACTCCAAATCCCTGACAGAGCGCCCCGACAACAGCACGCTGCTCAAGATTTACGGCCTGTACAAGCAGGCAACGGCTGGCGACAACGTGGACAAGAAGCCCGGCTTCTCCGACATGGTGGGTCGCGCCAAATGGGAGGCTTGGGATAGCTTCAAAGGATTGACCAGCGACGCCGCCATGCAGCAGTATGTGGACCTGATTGACTCCCTGAGCTGA
- a CDS encoding TetR/AcrR family transcriptional regulator — protein sequence MAKKAPRRTAERILEVTLELFNRFGEPNVSTTLISSEMGISPGNLYYHYPAKDELINALFDRYEVALNGLLNASDNVRDVEDAWFFMHSLFELIWQYRFLYRDLNDLLSKNRRLETHFQSVLKNKTRSVKAMLDSMNRSGAIRIDQREMEPTATSMVVVLTYWLSFEYVRDPRKALEPESAQAALLRGAHHVLNLLAPYLEAGQRTHLLSLVGAYAGNVDH from the coding sequence ATGGCAAAAAAAGCTCCTCGCCGAACCGCCGAGCGCATTCTGGAAGTGACGCTGGAGCTGTTCAACCGCTTTGGCGAACCCAATGTCTCCACCACGCTCATTTCGTCCGAGATGGGCATCAGCCCTGGCAATCTGTACTACCACTACCCCGCCAAGGACGAGCTGATCAATGCGCTGTTTGACCGGTACGAGGTGGCGCTCAACGGGCTGCTCAACGCCAGCGACAACGTGCGTGATGTGGAAGATGCCTGGTTCTTCATGCACAGTTTGTTTGAGCTGATCTGGCAATACCGTTTTCTGTACCGCGACCTGAACGATCTGCTGAGCAAGAATCGCCGGCTGGAAACGCATTTCCAATCCGTACTCAAGAACAAGACCCGATCTGTGAAGGCCATGCTGGACAGCATGAACCGCTCGGGAGCCATCCGCATCGACCAGCGCGAAATGGAGCCCACCGCGACCAGCATGGTCGTGGTGCTGACCTACTGGCTCAGTTTTGAATATGTGCGCGATCCGCGCAAGGCGCTTGAGCCGGAAAGCGCCCAGGCTGCACTGTTGCGGGGTGCGCACCATGTACTCAATCTGCTGGCGCCGTATCTGGAGGCGGGTCAACGGACCCATCTGCTGAGTCTTGTCGGCGCCTACGCAGGCAATGTAGACCACTGA
- a CDS encoding phasin family protein, which yields MATKNPKKPVPKAEPQPQPSVKDSAQQIWQAGLGAFTRAQVEGTKAFEALVKEGINIQRKTHSAAEAKMMEAAGKMTSLASDITSKASGQWDKLENIFEDRVSKALGKLGVPTAKEVNELMARIDELSEAVYKLTVKTPTTKPAPAKVARKVARKTPAKAASTPKPPKA from the coding sequence ATGGCAACCAAAAACCCCAAAAAACCCGTACCCAAGGCCGAACCCCAACCCCAACCTTCCGTCAAGGACTCCGCCCAGCAGATCTGGCAAGCGGGCCTGGGCGCATTCACGCGCGCCCAGGTTGAGGGAACCAAGGCCTTTGAAGCTTTGGTCAAGGAAGGCATCAACATCCAGCGCAAGACCCATTCCGCTGCCGAAGCAAAAATGATGGAAGCGGCTGGCAAGATGACCAGCCTGGCTTCCGACATCACCAGCAAAGCGTCGGGCCAGTGGGACAAGCTGGAGAACATCTTTGAAGACAGGGTGTCCAAGGCCCTGGGCAAACTGGGCGTTCCTACCGCCAAGGAAGTGAACGAGCTGATGGCCCGCATCGATGAACTCAGCGAAGCGGTATACAAGCTCACCGTTAAGACACCGACAACCAAACCGGCCCCGGCTAAGGTGGCGCGCAAGGTTGCCAGGAAGACACCTGCCAAGGCGGCTTCGACGCCCAAGCCACCCAAGGCATAA
- a CDS encoding glycosyltransferase family 2 protein, translating to MCKLSICIPTFNRATELDKTIESIVSQDRFIHSNDVEIVVSDNCSEDSTREVVERYVSKFKNKVFYRKTTSNISDRNFQEALSMGRGTFLKLNNDTLSHKSNSLDSMISEIDMHEARRPVMFFSNGLLGCIGVATFQDFESFVSRVSYWSTWIGGFGIWKCDFDNLDDFNRMSSKQLLQVDVLLRMAAKKGYAVIDDRPLFRSLMTAAKGGYDFLGVFMDNYLSILQEYRDRQMLSDAIFSLEKKRLLLEFILPWHVKSVLGYGSFFSFAGKEKKFRKHYPGHHALWMKYYLRFPILVLKYAIKQMMDGISHSSGSAGKMH from the coding sequence ATGTGTAAATTGTCCATTTGCATTCCAACCTTCAACCGGGCGACGGAGCTTGATAAGACAATTGAATCAATTGTGAGTCAAGATAGATTCATCCATTCAAATGATGTTGAAATAGTGGTGTCGGACAATTGTTCTGAGGACTCCACGCGGGAAGTGGTTGAGCGCTACGTTTCAAAGTTCAAAAATAAGGTTTTCTACCGAAAAACTACAAGCAATATTTCGGATCGCAATTTCCAAGAGGCCTTGTCCATGGGGAGAGGGACGTTTCTCAAACTGAATAACGATACGCTCAGCCACAAGAGTAACTCGCTTGATTCGATGATTTCTGAAATCGATATGCACGAAGCTAGGCGCCCGGTCATGTTTTTCTCCAATGGGCTTCTGGGCTGCATCGGTGTAGCTACTTTTCAGGACTTCGAATCGTTTGTTTCCAGAGTTTCCTACTGGAGTACCTGGATTGGTGGGTTTGGAATCTGGAAGTGTGATTTTGATAATCTAGATGATTTCAATAGAATGTCTTCGAAGCAGTTGCTACAAGTTGATGTGCTTCTGCGTATGGCCGCCAAAAAAGGGTATGCAGTAATAGATGATCGTCCACTATTTCGTTCGCTCATGACAGCTGCCAAAGGCGGGTACGATTTTCTCGGTGTGTTTATGGATAACTATTTGTCTATCCTGCAGGAGTATCGTGATCGGCAGATGCTGTCGGATGCAATTTTTTCTCTTGAAAAAAAGCGGCTACTGCTGGAATTTATACTGCCTTGGCATGTCAAGTCAGTGCTCGGATACGGGTCTTTTTTTTCCTTCGCAGGCAAGGAGAAAAAATTCAGAAAACACTATCCCGGGCACCATGCACTTTGGATGAAGTACTATCTGCGGTTCCCAATCCTGGTCCTCAAGTATGCAATCAAGCAGATGATGGACGGGATATCCCATTCCTCCGGTTCTGCTGGAAAAATGCACTGA
- a CDS encoding acyltransferase yields MFTRLITAASRERPIAALRFLLYKISDQIRGRALAAMMGWKKSYVGAGAKIYGSRSIRIGVGAYIHRHAWIEAVGSFAGDTFQPSIVIGKGFSASDQLHISAINRIDIGDNCLFGRGVYVGDHNHGSYQGDRQSRPEEPPVVRKLVSHGPVVIGSNVWLGDNVVVMGAVIIGDGAVVGANSMVVKDIPPRTLAAGAPAKVLKCFDESSGKWERFEE; encoded by the coding sequence GTGTTTACCCGACTCATTACCGCCGCCAGTCGTGAGCGCCCAATCGCGGCGTTGCGCTTTCTGCTGTACAAGATAAGCGATCAGATTCGTGGCCGCGCGTTGGCTGCCATGATGGGTTGGAAGAAGTCCTATGTCGGTGCCGGTGCCAAGATTTACGGCTCACGGAGCATTCGCATCGGAGTAGGTGCCTATATTCATCGTCATGCCTGGATCGAAGCAGTGGGAAGCTTCGCAGGAGATACGTTCCAACCTTCCATTGTGATTGGGAAAGGCTTTTCGGCCTCTGACCAGCTGCATATCTCCGCCATCAACCGAATAGATATTGGTGACAATTGCCTGTTTGGACGTGGTGTTTATGTGGGCGACCACAACCACGGCTCTTACCAAGGAGATCGCCAAAGCAGGCCTGAGGAACCACCCGTAGTCCGAAAGCTGGTTTCGCATGGTCCGGTCGTGATCGGCTCCAATGTATGGCTTGGCGACAATGTGGTGGTAATGGGGGCTGTGATTATTGGGGATGGCGCAGTAGTTGGGGCCAATTCCATGGTGGTGAAGGACATTCCCCCACGTACCTTGGCAGCTGGTGCGCCAGCCAAGGTACTGAAGTGCTTTGACGAGAGCAGTGGAAAGTGGGAACGTTTTGAAGAATAG
- a CDS encoding glycoside hydrolase family 99-like domain-containing protein has product MAKLVAIYFPQFHGIPENDAWWGKGFTDWENVKSGQPQYPGHCQPRIPLDKNYYDQSQLKTLQWQVALARQYGVHGFCHYHYWFDGKQLLETPTNLMLDHPEIDFPFCLSWANETWSRRWDGRDHHILMQQTHPPSKDSWKKHYDYLIRAWKDPRAIKIAGKPVFVIYRPQNIERIDQMLAFWRDLAMQDGLPGLYFIFQKQYELPGGQHLSGFDGVFQFQPFEAINSPAYDAASRRRSYWLQILRALPERHQDRLRGLRAKLVNELTFHSYEAAWEKAVAVRPHDGLHTYPGAFVDWDNASRYKKRATIFRGASPELFKKWFARLVAGMPQRQLPEDFIFLNAWNEWSEGAYLEPDEKYGYQYLEALKSVLDGATKAS; this is encoded by the coding sequence ATGGCCAAACTAGTAGCCATTTATTTCCCACAGTTTCATGGCATTCCTGAAAATGATGCGTGGTGGGGTAAAGGATTCACAGATTGGGAGAATGTGAAATCCGGTCAGCCGCAATATCCGGGACATTGCCAGCCACGCATACCTCTTGATAAGAATTATTATGATCAATCCCAGTTGAAGACCTTGCAGTGGCAGGTGGCCCTGGCCAGGCAATATGGCGTTCATGGGTTTTGCCACTACCACTACTGGTTTGATGGCAAGCAATTGCTGGAAACTCCAACCAATCTTATGCTGGATCATCCGGAAATTGATTTTCCGTTCTGTCTTTCGTGGGCCAACGAAACATGGTCCAGAAGGTGGGATGGTCGGGATCATCACATATTGATGCAACAGACGCATCCACCTTCAAAGGACAGTTGGAAGAAGCACTACGATTATTTGATCAGGGCGTGGAAGGATCCGCGTGCCATCAAGATTGCAGGCAAGCCTGTATTTGTCATCTACCGGCCACAAAACATAGAGAGAATTGACCAGATGCTCGCCTTTTGGCGAGACTTGGCCATGCAGGATGGTTTGCCGGGGCTGTATTTCATATTTCAAAAGCAGTATGAATTGCCGGGCGGACAACATTTGAGTGGTTTTGACGGTGTGTTCCAGTTTCAACCGTTCGAGGCTATCAATTCGCCCGCATATGATGCAGCTTCCAGGCGCCGCTCGTATTGGCTGCAAATTTTGCGCGCGCTGCCCGAGCGCCATCAGGATCGGCTGCGGGGATTGAGGGCCAAGCTGGTGAACGAGCTCACGTTCCATTCCTATGAGGCTGCCTGGGAAAAGGCAGTCGCGGTGCGGCCGCATGATGGGCTGCATACTTATCCCGGCGCATTTGTGGATTGGGACAATGCATCCCGTTACAAGAAAAGGGCTACCATTTTTCGCGGGGCATCCCCCGAGTTGTTCAAAAAGTGGTTCGCACGGTTGGTGGCCGGAATGCCGCAGAGGCAGCTTCCAGAGGACTTTATCTTCCTGAATGCATGGAACGAATGGAGTGAGGGGGCTTATCTGGAGCCGGACGAGAAGTATGGTTACCAGTATCTGGAGGCACTCAAGAGCGTTCTGGATGGAGCCACGAAAGCTTCGTGA
- a CDS encoding class I SAM-dependent methyltransferase: MTPAENRFEDYFAHLKQISLLGRLYKRYWASPILFWAARRFGKRIGEVGSGTGSGILGSFPGRVTGLEINPHAVAYCREKGLDAKLIGADGVLPVADHSFDVCVLDNVLEHIENPRAALDECLRVTTGSGGLVISVPGLRGFASDSDHKTFYSERELQHLHPEWECLRMFSTPFLFGSRYLSATVRQYCLVAIYKKKDR; this comes from the coding sequence ATGACTCCCGCCGAAAACAGGTTCGAAGACTACTTTGCCCATCTCAAGCAAATCAGCTTGCTGGGGCGTTTGTACAAGCGGTACTGGGCATCCCCCATACTGTTTTGGGCTGCCCGGCGTTTCGGCAAACGCATAGGGGAGGTAGGCTCCGGTACGGGAAGCGGAATTTTGGGTTCTTTTCCAGGTCGTGTGACAGGTCTGGAAATCAACCCGCACGCAGTTGCGTATTGCCGTGAAAAGGGTCTGGATGCAAAGCTCATCGGTGCGGACGGTGTGCTGCCGGTTGCCGACCACTCGTTTGATGTTTGTGTACTGGACAATGTGCTGGAGCACATTGAGAATCCGCGAGCCGCGTTGGACGAATGCCTTCGGGTTACCACCGGGAGCGGTGGACTGGTCATTTCAGTGCCAGGGTTGCGTGGCTTTGCATCAGACAGCGATCATAAGACGTTCTATTCTGAAAGGGAGCTGCAACATTTGCACCCGGAGTGGGAATGCTTGCGGATGTTCTCCACACCGTTCCTTTTTGGAAGCCGATATCTGTCTGCTACTGTTCGCCAATATTGTCTGGTAGCAATCTACAAGAAAAAGGACCGGTGA
- a CDS encoding glycosyltransferase family 2 protein, producing the protein MNTLSAPIPEVSISIVSHQQAGMIGALLKDMEHFCKSCPLEVILTINTPETLLFEEADFSFPLVVKVNPVQQGFSTNHNQAFALSRGSFFCVMNPDIRLMVDPFPELRACLADPLVGVVAPLVQGPDGCIEDSARRFPTPLRILRRVLGWRKDLDYPVRGRTIFPDWVGGMALLFPRAVFAKLGGFDSRYFLYYEDVDICARVRLLGHQVLQCPQVQVIHDAQRHSHRSFRYLRWHLRSMVRFFLSPVYWRVRWFKFSNSQAR; encoded by the coding sequence GTGAATACCTTGTCAGCGCCGATACCCGAAGTATCCATTTCCATAGTCAGCCATCAGCAGGCAGGGATGATCGGCGCCTTGCTGAAGGACATGGAGCACTTCTGTAAGAGTTGCCCGCTCGAGGTGATACTTACCATCAACACACCTGAGACCTTGCTATTTGAAGAGGCGGACTTCTCCTTTCCGCTGGTAGTGAAGGTCAATCCCGTACAGCAAGGATTTTCAACCAACCACAATCAAGCATTTGCCCTGTCCCGCGGCTCGTTTTTCTGCGTCATGAATCCAGACATAAGGCTGATGGTCGACCCATTTCCAGAGCTGCGAGCATGTCTTGCCGATCCTCTGGTTGGCGTGGTAGCGCCGTTGGTTCAAGGCCCTGACGGTTGCATAGAAGACAGCGCCCGCAGGTTTCCTACGCCTCTGAGGATTCTTCGTCGGGTGCTTGGCTGGCGCAAGGATCTGGATTACCCGGTCCGAGGGCGGACCATCTTCCCCGATTGGGTGGGTGGCATGGCGTTGCTCTTTCCGCGAGCGGTCTTTGCCAAGCTGGGCGGTTTCGATTCGCGCTACTTCCTGTATTACGAGGATGTGGATATTTGTGCCCGTGTACGGCTCTTGGGACATCAGGTATTGCAGTGCCCGCAGGTGCAAGTCATTCATGATGCGCAGCGCCATAGCCACCGCAGCTTCAGGTACCTGCGTTGGCATCTCAGGAGCATGGTTCGCTTCTTTCTTTCTCCGGTTTACTGGCGCGTACGATGGTTCAAGTTTTCCAATTCCCAGGCGCGCTGA
- a CDS encoding SDR family oxidoreductase: protein MRVLVTGAGGFVGRELCAELMRRRYEVRAALRTRSDQAIGNVQVPVGGLDAATDWSAALREVDVVVHLAARVHVMNETDANPIEKFRQINVDGTLHLARSAARAGVKRLVYISTVKVNGEATSPNKPYTEADAIAPQDPYAVSKAEAECGLKLIAQSTPLEVVIIRPPLVYGPGVKANFAALMRAVARRWPLPLASVHNRRSMVSLGNLVDFIVTCINHPQAANEIFLVSDGDDQSTPDLIRGLARAQGVQPRVFPFPLSILQAIAALAGKRMAVERLCGNLQVDISKARNVLQWTPPVSVEEGLRRAAGDTSHL from the coding sequence ATGAGGGTCTTGGTCACTGGCGCCGGCGGGTTTGTTGGCCGAGAACTGTGCGCTGAACTGATGCGGCGACGGTACGAAGTTCGGGCTGCCCTGCGTACGCGATCCGACCAAGCCATTGGCAATGTGCAGGTGCCGGTAGGGGGGCTGGATGCGGCAACTGATTGGTCTGCTGCCTTGAGGGAAGTGGATGTCGTGGTCCATCTGGCTGCCAGGGTGCACGTCATGAATGAGACGGATGCGAATCCGATCGAAAAGTTCCGGCAGATCAATGTGGACGGAACGCTCCATTTAGCCCGCAGTGCTGCCCGTGCCGGGGTCAAGAGACTGGTGTACATCAGCACTGTCAAGGTCAATGGCGAAGCCACTTCCCCGAACAAACCCTACACGGAGGCGGATGCGATTGCCCCGCAGGATCCGTACGCTGTGTCCAAGGCTGAAGCGGAGTGCGGGCTCAAGCTGATCGCCCAGAGCACACCGCTGGAGGTAGTCATCATCCGCCCGCCACTGGTCTACGGCCCTGGCGTTAAGGCCAACTTTGCTGCCTTGATGCGGGCTGTTGCCAGACGTTGGCCGCTGCCTTTGGCTTCGGTACACAACCGCAGAAGCATGGTTTCCCTTGGCAATCTGGTGGACTTCATCGTCACCTGTATCAACCATCCCCAGGCGGCAAATGAGATTTTCTTGGTGAGCGATGGCGACGACCAATCCACTCCCGACCTTATCCGAGGCCTGGCCCGCGCTCAAGGTGTTCAGCCCAGAGTCTTTCCGTTTCCCCTTTCGATTTTGCAGGCCATCGCTGCCCTTGCAGGAAAACGCATGGCGGTGGAGCGCTTGTGCGGCAACTTGCAGGTAGACATTTCCAAGGCCAGAAATGTGTTGCAGTGGACGCCCCCAGTTTCGGTGGAGGAAGGATTGCGCCGCGCGGCAGGGGATACTTCACACCTATGA
- a CDS encoding sugar transferase, translating into MKRLFDVCLACVAGVVLLIPFLLVAAAVRLTSKGPVLYWSDRVGRDNTIFRMPKFRSMRVGTPAVATHLLADPATYLTPIGGFLRKSSLDELPQLWNILKGDMSFVGPRPALFNQHDLIALRTAQGVHRLVPGLTGWAQVNGRDEIPIPQKVAFDREYLDRRSLWFDLRILMLTAVKVLKRDNVTH; encoded by the coding sequence ATGAAGCGTCTGTTTGATGTCTGTCTGGCATGCGTTGCCGGCGTTGTGCTTTTGATTCCGTTCCTGCTTGTCGCAGCTGCCGTTCGCCTGACTTCCAAAGGTCCGGTGCTGTACTGGTCAGATCGGGTGGGGCGCGACAATACCATTTTTCGCATGCCCAAGTTCCGCAGCATGCGGGTAGGCACACCTGCCGTGGCCACGCACTTGTTGGCCGACCCGGCAACCTACCTCACACCCATTGGCGGGTTCCTGCGCAAAAGCAGCCTGGATGAGTTGCCACAGCTTTGGAATATCCTCAAAGGCGATATGAGTTTTGTCGGTCCACGCCCAGCACTGTTCAACCAGCACGATTTGATTGCCCTGCGTACCGCACAAGGCGTGCATCGCCTTGTTCCGGGTCTTACCGGTTGGGCCCAGGTCAACGGACGGGACGAGATTCCCATTCCTCAAAAAGTGGCGTTTGACCGGGAGTACCTGGACCGAAGATCGCTCTGGTTTGACCTCCGCATATTGATGCTGACGGCGGTCAAGGTTCTCAAACGTGACAATGTGACGCACTGA
- a CDS encoding nucleoside-diphosphate sugar epimerase/dehydratase yields MVLRITQRILTWPRRIKQLTVVMLDVALALLATWLAFGLRLDVWGLPVGAQWRVYLLAPLLAIPIFVRFGLYRAIFRYTGQAALNATAKAVVLYSVALTAVLLSQRWLGVPRTLGVLQPIIFLILVGLSRAMARFWLAGLPLLGSGHASSRLLIYGAGNAGAQTASALQLSGQFKLIGFVDDNASMVGRIINGTPIFSAEQIPDLVSRHKVTDIFLAMPNATRERRNKIIRSLESLPVHVRSLPSMSDLTSGKVTVQDFRELDIEDLLGREPVPPRTDLLERDLTGQVVLVSGAGGSIGSELTRQIVLQRPRQLLLLDHNEFGLYSIHQELLALCAHAAPQVELIPLLASIANPERLQAIFDRYQPVTVYHAAAYKHVPMVEDNPGEGVRNNVFGTLNMARAAVAARVHRFVLISTDKAVRPTNVMGATKRMAELVLQAFAQAHPQTLFSMVRFGNVLGSSGSVVPLFRKQLAEGGPLTVTHPEVTRYFMTIPEAAQLVLQAGAMGQGGDVFVLDMGQPIKIMDLARRMLHLSGLSERSAANPNGDIAISVIGLRPGEKLYEELLIGDNPEPTEHPRIMKAREPHLSWQELQEVLYTLQAAADVNDAPAIKAVFLQHVQGYQTS; encoded by the coding sequence ATGGTCTTACGCATAACCCAACGGATATTGACCTGGCCGCGCCGCATCAAGCAACTCACGGTAGTGATGTTGGACGTGGCGCTGGCCTTGCTCGCCACTTGGCTGGCTTTCGGCTTGCGCCTGGATGTCTGGGGATTGCCGGTGGGCGCGCAATGGCGTGTGTACCTGCTGGCCCCCTTGCTGGCCATTCCCATCTTTGTGCGCTTCGGCCTGTACCGGGCGATATTCCGCTATACCGGTCAGGCAGCCTTGAATGCCACCGCCAAGGCGGTGGTGCTGTACTCCGTGGCGCTCACCGCCGTCCTGCTGAGCCAGCGCTGGCTGGGGGTTCCTCGCACATTGGGTGTCCTGCAGCCGATCATCTTTCTGATACTGGTCGGTCTGAGCCGTGCCATGGCCCGCTTCTGGCTCGCAGGTCTGCCCCTGCTGGGCTCGGGCCATGCGAGCAGCCGTTTGCTGATTTATGGCGCGGGCAATGCAGGTGCGCAAACCGCGTCGGCGCTGCAGTTGTCCGGACAATTCAAGCTGATCGGTTTTGTGGACGACAACGCCTCCATGGTGGGCCGCATCATCAACGGAACACCGATCTTCAGTGCGGAGCAGATTCCAGATTTGGTGTCCCGCCACAAAGTCACCGACATCTTTCTGGCAATGCCGAACGCCACGCGAGAACGCCGCAACAAGATCATCCGTTCCCTGGAAAGTCTGCCGGTCCACGTGCGCTCGTTGCCCAGCATGTCGGACCTGACCTCCGGAAAGGTAACCGTACAGGACTTTCGTGAACTGGATATCGAAGACCTCCTGGGGCGCGAACCGGTGCCGCCGCGTACCGATCTGCTGGAGCGAGATCTGACCGGCCAGGTGGTGTTGGTAAGTGGCGCCGGTGGCAGCATCGGCAGCGAGCTGACACGCCAGATCGTCCTGCAACGGCCGCGCCAATTGCTGCTCTTGGATCACAACGAGTTTGGCCTGTATTCCATCCACCAGGAGTTGCTGGCCCTGTGTGCGCACGCGGCGCCGCAGGTCGAACTTATTCCACTGCTGGCCAGCATTGCCAATCCCGAGCGCCTGCAAGCCATATTCGATCGCTACCAGCCGGTGACGGTTTACCACGCGGCCGCCTACAAGCACGTGCCCATGGTGGAAGACAACCCTGGAGAGGGTGTACGCAACAATGTCTTTGGCACCTTGAACATGGCGCGCGCTGCCGTGGCTGCCAGGGTACATCGCTTTGTGCTGATCAGCACCGACAAGGCGGTGCGCCCTACCAACGTCATGGGCGCCACCAAGCGCATGGCCGAGCTGGTGCTGCAGGCTTTTGCGCAGGCGCATCCGCAAACGCTGTTTTCCATGGTGCGTTTCGGCAATGTCCTGGGGTCCAGTGGCAGCGTGGTTCCTCTGTTCCGCAAACAATTGGCCGAGGGTGGGCCGCTGACCGTGACGCATCCGGAAGTCACACGGTATTTCATGACCATCCCGGAGGCGGCGCAACTGGTTTTGCAGGCGGGTGCCATGGGGCAGGGCGGCGATGTGTTTGTGCTGGACATGGGGCAACCCATCAAGATCATGGATCTGGCGCGGCGCATGTTGCATCTCTCGGGCTTGAGCGAGCGCAGTGCCGCCAATCCGAACGGCGACATAGCCATTTCAGTCATCGGCCTGCGTCCCGGCGAAAAGCTGTACGAGGAGTTGCTGATCGGGGACAACCCCGAGCCTACCGAGCACCCGCGCATCATGAAGGCGCGTGAGCCGCATCTTTCTTGGCAGGAGCTGCAGGAGGTGCTCTACACGCTGCAGGCGGCGGCCGACGTCAACGACGCGCCAGCGATCAAGGCCGTGTTCCTGCAGCATGTGCAGGGTTACCAGACAAGTTAG